From a single Natronorubrum tibetense GA33 genomic region:
- a CDS encoding AAA family ATPase, producing MSRPTLLVYCGLPGVGKSMASAYTADRYPATRHRSDAVRKELFPEPTYTRAESDATYAELLERARTDLESGSNVVLDATFRRKTRREQAMSVAREADVDIRFVHVTCSLEVVRERLEKRTETISDAEFDQHLQLRESFDPIEHDHVEIDNSGTIEETQAQLDEQVLSTARPEQRTR from the coding sequence GTGTCCCGTCCGACGCTGCTCGTCTACTGTGGCTTGCCGGGTGTCGGTAAGTCGATGGCCTCCGCGTACACCGCAGATCGGTATCCAGCGACCCGCCATCGCAGCGACGCCGTTCGCAAGGAGCTGTTTCCGGAGCCGACCTACACCCGCGCCGAGAGCGATGCGACCTACGCGGAACTGCTCGAGCGCGCCCGCACCGACCTCGAGTCCGGATCAAACGTCGTCCTCGACGCGACGTTTCGCCGGAAAACTCGCCGCGAGCAGGCGATGAGCGTCGCGCGTGAGGCCGACGTCGATATCCGCTTCGTCCACGTCACCTGTTCGCTCGAGGTCGTCAGAGAGCGCCTCGAGAAGCGGACGGAGACGATCAGCGACGCCGAGTTCGACCAACACCTCCAGCTCCGCGAGTCGTTCGACCCGATCGAACACGATCACGTCGAAATCGACAATTCGGGGACGATTGAGGAGACGCAGGCGCAACTGGACGAGCAGGTGCTGTCGACGGCTCGGCCCGAACAGCGGACGCGCTGA
- the phnE gene encoding phosphonate ABC transporter, permease protein PhnE, with protein MNDPRNDDRTERDEDADAVADGGVDRADAERATPLESASEKVNEQFENIRQTRRRRAVGWIALAVSLAFVTLQGLAATEFFDSRTNFTWSHFAGRMGDYFPTTNFGGIPFLDVGTYWEFIWNNELIYDPEIGGLLLQFPPDVADIYAFFFQEMGVFAIFGEAGTTLAMGLVGTILGFPLALVFSVLASERVTPFPLNFVFRGIMSFIRAIPAIIWALIFIALVGLGAAAATLAIALNTIGNLGRLFVEDLEELEEGPIEAMQTTGANKPQIVFFGMLSQVKTSFIAWTLYIFEINVRSAVTVGVVGAGGLGAVVATQESRLVFENMMATLFVIFVLIFLVELFSQRLRARLRSDQEKQSIRELILGFPDRMARSLLK; from the coding sequence GTGAACGATCCACGAAACGACGACCGAACGGAGCGTGACGAAGACGCAGACGCGGTCGCCGATGGGGGCGTCGACCGGGCGGACGCCGAGCGAGCGACACCGCTCGAGTCCGCCAGCGAGAAGGTAAACGAACAGTTCGAGAATATCCGACAGACGCGTCGTCGTCGAGCGGTCGGCTGGATCGCCCTCGCCGTCTCGCTCGCGTTCGTGACGTTGCAGGGGCTCGCGGCCACGGAGTTCTTCGACAGTCGGACCAACTTCACGTGGAGTCACTTCGCCGGCAGGATGGGCGATTACTTCCCGACGACGAACTTCGGCGGGATTCCGTTCCTCGACGTCGGCACATACTGGGAGTTCATTTGGAACAACGAACTGATATACGACCCCGAGATCGGCGGGTTACTCCTCCAGTTTCCGCCGGACGTCGCGGACATCTACGCCTTCTTCTTCCAGGAGATGGGCGTCTTCGCCATCTTCGGGGAGGCCGGTACGACGTTAGCGATGGGACTCGTCGGGACGATCCTCGGATTCCCGCTCGCGTTGGTGTTCAGCGTGCTCGCCTCCGAACGCGTCACGCCGTTCCCCCTCAACTTCGTCTTCCGAGGGATCATGTCGTTCATCCGTGCGATTCCGGCGATCATCTGGGCGCTGATCTTCATCGCACTGGTCGGTCTCGGCGCGGCCGCGGCGACGCTGGCCATCGCGTTGAACACGATCGGCAACCTCGGCCGGCTGTTCGTCGAGGACTTAGAGGAACTCGAGGAGGGGCCGATCGAGGCGATGCAGACGACCGGGGCGAACAAGCCCCAGATCGTCTTCTTTGGGATGTTGAGCCAGGTCAAAACGTCCTTTATCGCGTGGACGCTCTACATCTTCGAGATCAACGTCCGGTCGGCCGTCACCGTCGGCGTCGTCGGCGCGGGCGGGCTCGGAGCAGTCGTCGCGACTCAGGAGAGTCGGCTCGTCTTCGAGAACATGATGGCGACGCTGTTCGTCATCTTCGTGCTGATCTTCCTGGTCGAACTGTTCAGCCAGCGACTGCGTGCCCGGCTTCGTTCGGATCAGGAGAAACAGAGCATTCGGGAGCTCATCCTCGGATTCCCAGACCGAATGGCCCGATCGCTGCTGAAGTAA
- a CDS encoding phosphonate ABC transporter ATP-binding protein: protein MPKIVVDNLRKTYGDTVALDDISFEVPAGEFVIILGVSGSGKSTLLRCMSALTKPTEGRVLIDGEPMVTTQPEVAMIFQQHNIVGDMTAYSNALSGGINRAGLIESVLQLQETSEKQRALEALDTVGLLDEAEKKARRMSGGQQQRVGIARALVQQPEVLLADEPVASLDPGSAQDVMGYLERVATSRDLTSFISLHQVNIARKYGQRFIGLHDGEKVFDGYRDELTIDAIDRIYGDIDTEGMFVMDEADASTRRPGDEGTEASL from the coding sequence ATGCCCAAAATCGTCGTCGACAATCTCAGAAAAACCTACGGTGATACCGTCGCACTCGACGATATCTCGTTCGAGGTTCCGGCGGGTGAGTTCGTCATCATCCTCGGCGTCTCAGGCTCCGGGAAATCGACGCTCTTGCGATGTATGTCCGCGCTCACAAAACCGACCGAGGGCCGAGTGCTGATCGACGGTGAGCCGATGGTGACCACACAACCGGAGGTGGCGATGATCTTTCAGCAGCACAATATTGTCGGCGACATGACTGCCTATTCGAACGCCCTCTCGGGCGGCATCAACCGGGCCGGTCTCATCGAGAGCGTACTCCAGTTGCAAGAGACGTCCGAAAAGCAACGCGCCCTCGAGGCGCTGGATACGGTCGGACTCTTGGACGAGGCCGAAAAGAAGGCCCGGCGGATGAGTGGCGGACAACAACAGCGCGTCGGTATCGCCCGCGCCCTCGTCCAGCAACCGGAGGTACTGCTGGCCGACGAACCGGTCGCGAGCCTCGACCCCGGCAGCGCTCAGGACGTGATGGGATACCTAGAACGGGTCGCGACGTCGCGCGATCTGACGTCGTTTATCAGTCTCCATCAGGTCAACATCGCGCGAAAGTACGGACAGCGGTTTATCGGACTTCACGACGGTGAGAAGGTCTTCGACGGCTACCGGGACGAGCTGACGATCGACGCCATCGACAGAATTTACGGTGACATCGATACCGAGGGGATGTTCGTCATGGACGAAGCGGACGCATCGACTCGGCGTCCAGGAGACGAGGGAACGGAGGCATCACTGTGA
- a CDS encoding phosphate/phosphite/phosphonate ABC transporter substrate-binding protein → MNPAEDTIDIEVQYQPLFELIEDEFDVEIAGLPTSSYSGTMEELNRAGEGDRILADTSPGAVPQLGPDEIDVVGMREAFGAERYFGTLVTTAESDIEEVSDLEGEEIASADIGSVSGGMAPLWMLQENGLDIGNAPEGGGAEGFTWRSGVAHDNAITELIEDDTVMAAGAGEFASIPHVPLDQIEGEYEDLYEISPEVDIAGTRDPELQLLDVSPAIPRAPIVVNTDWEEDIRYDIEEFMRGVDAEELEHDAFDLADELGLDLPDDMLEDYNEGDLDTDDYDLDEDQEADWQDFDDHTLWFSGVVEADHDAYDPVRDFADDLGIAFEDIE, encoded by the coding sequence ATGAACCCGGCAGAGGATACGATCGACATCGAAGTGCAGTATCAGCCGCTGTTCGAACTGATCGAAGACGAGTTCGATGTCGAAATCGCTGGACTTCCAACCTCGAGTTACTCCGGGACGATGGAGGAACTCAACCGTGCCGGCGAGGGCGACCGAATTCTCGCCGATACGTCACCGGGCGCGGTCCCACAACTCGGCCCCGACGAAATTGACGTCGTCGGGATGCGAGAAGCGTTCGGTGCCGAGCGGTACTTCGGAACCCTCGTTACTACGGCCGAAAGCGACATCGAGGAGGTTTCGGACCTCGAGGGCGAGGAAATCGCGTCGGCCGACATCGGCTCGGTCTCTGGCGGTATGGCCCCGCTGTGGATGCTCCAAGAAAACGGCCTCGACATCGGGAACGCCCCCGAGGGTGGTGGCGCGGAGGGCTTCACGTGGCGCAGCGGTGTGGCACACGACAACGCCATTACGGAACTCATCGAGGACGACACCGTCATGGCTGCGGGTGCCGGCGAGTTCGCGTCCATTCCGCACGTTCCTCTAGACCAGATCGAAGGGGAGTATGAGGATCTCTACGAGATCTCTCCGGAGGTCGATATCGCCGGGACGCGCGATCCCGAACTACAGTTACTGGATGTCTCGCCGGCGATTCCGCGCGCACCGATCGTCGTCAACACCGATTGGGAGGAGGACATTCGGTACGATATCGAGGAGTTCATGCGTGGCGTCGACGCCGAGGAACTCGAGCACGACGCGTTCGATCTGGCCGACGAACTCGGACTCGACCTGCCCGATGACATGCTCGAAGACTACAACGAGGGGGACCTCGACACCGACGACTACGACTTAGACGAGGATCAGGAAGCCGACTGGCAGGACTTCGACGACCACACGCTCTGGTTCAGCGGCGTCGTCGAGGCCGACCACGACGCATACGATCCGGTTCGTGACTTCGCCGACGACCTCGGCATCGCGTTCGAAGACATAGAGTAA
- a CDS encoding TlpA family protein disulfide reductase has translation MNRRSLIAAATPLAVLSGCLDDIGSTAGENRATDDEAEADRSEPPFNVTTVDGPGSDAGTVSVPTDGQVQLVNFTRLNCPTSKALLPRVEEARDRLAEAVDIGPDGTVHVLSVIDGSIGAQPSATELADWWAEQDGDWTIGNDETGALDDHYEITLRPTTIAIDGTGEIHWRDEGGTTVNTMVSGVETALEAAAEPRTRDDDN, from the coding sequence ATGAACCGACGGTCCCTCATCGCAGCGGCGACGCCACTGGCGGTGCTGAGCGGCTGTCTCGACGATATCGGATCGACCGCCGGCGAAAATAGGGCGACCGACGACGAGGCGGAAGCCGACCGATCGGAGCCACCGTTCAACGTCACGACCGTCGACGGGCCCGGCAGCGACGCCGGAACGGTCAGCGTTCCCACCGACGGGCAGGTCCAACTGGTCAATTTCACGCGACTCAACTGTCCGACCAGCAAGGCGCTCCTCCCGCGCGTCGAGGAGGCCAGAGACCGCCTCGCAGAGGCAGTCGACATCGGCCCCGACGGAACGGTCCACGTGCTCTCCGTCATCGACGGGAGCATCGGCGCACAGCCCTCGGCGACGGAGCTGGCCGACTGGTGGGCCGAACAGGACGGCGACTGGACGATCGGCAACGACGAAACCGGCGCGCTCGACGACCACTACGAGATCACGCTCCGACCGACGACGATCGCCATCGACGGCACCGGCGAAATTCACTGGCGCGACGAGGGTGGAACGACAGTGAACACGATGGTCAGCGGCGTCGAGACGGCGCTGGAGGCCGCCGCGGAGCCCCGGACTCGAGACGACGACAACTGA
- the endA gene encoding tRNA-intron lyase has product MTLEGRFDEEAGVVRVGSDARQRYHDARGYGYPLEGNEIALAPIEAAHLLYRGDLEAVVDGASGDRMDFRAFAAREPGEKFGVRFLVYADLRSRGFYLSPAAEPWVPDPPEGTVDFAVFPRGKGPRDGEVEYALRVIGERTDVPAGDLEDGVLAVVDEESEITYFDVSPRDPSGSSTPDAGLPDGCEADLLADRVVVWEPPLSLYETTFYGQPLEGREYDEPTLQLSLLEAAFLAERGAIDLDPETVRDRGHEVEGERFARRLAVYTELRERDVVPKTGYKFGADFRTYADVESVENLGHSELLLRVHPDDHVFEPRDLALDVRLAHGVRKTMVFALVGADGGIDWWSVERLTP; this is encoded by the coding sequence ATGACACTCGAGGGGCGGTTCGACGAGGAGGCGGGCGTCGTCCGCGTGGGGAGCGACGCGCGACAGCGCTATCACGACGCGCGGGGCTACGGCTATCCGCTCGAGGGCAACGAGATCGCCCTCGCACCGATCGAGGCGGCCCATCTGCTCTATCGCGGGGACCTCGAGGCGGTCGTCGACGGCGCGAGCGGCGACCGCATGGACTTCCGCGCCTTCGCGGCCCGCGAACCCGGCGAGAAGTTCGGCGTCCGGTTTCTGGTCTACGCCGACCTGCGCTCGCGCGGGTTCTACCTCTCGCCGGCCGCGGAGCCGTGGGTTCCCGACCCACCCGAAGGGACGGTCGATTTCGCGGTCTTCCCCCGCGGGAAGGGGCCCCGAGACGGCGAGGTCGAGTACGCGCTGCGGGTGATCGGCGAGCGAACCGACGTGCCCGCGGGCGACCTCGAGGACGGCGTCCTCGCGGTCGTCGACGAGGAAAGCGAGATCACGTACTTCGACGTCTCGCCCCGCGATCCGTCGGGGTCGTCGACCCCCGACGCCGGGTTACCCGACGGCTGCGAGGCCGACCTGCTGGCCGATCGGGTCGTCGTCTGGGAGCCCCCGCTCTCCCTCTACGAGACCACCTTCTACGGCCAGCCACTCGAGGGCAGAGAGTACGACGAGCCGACGCTCCAGTTGTCGCTGCTCGAGGCGGCCTTCCTCGCCGAACGCGGGGCGATCGATCTCGACCCGGAGACGGTTCGCGACCGGGGCCACGAGGTCGAGGGCGAGCGGTTCGCCCGGCGGCTGGCGGTCTACACCGAACTGCGCGAGCGGGACGTCGTCCCGAAGACGGGCTACAAGTTCGGCGCGGACTTCCGGACCTACGCCGACGTGGAGTCAGTCGAGAACCTGGGCCACTCCGAGTTGCTGCTCCGGGTGCACCCCGACGACCACGTCTTCGAACCGCGAGACCTCGCACTCGACGTTCGCCTCGCCCACGGCGTCCGCAAGACGATGGTGTTTGCGCTGGTCGGCGCAGACGGCGGAATCGACTGGTGGTCGGTGGAGCGGCTGACGCCCTGA
- a CDS encoding FtsZ/tubulin family protein gives MQLEVIGVGGAGCRIADSIRAAEPAGHAFLTDVFAFDTDEADLQRTVLPESHRYRYGTESAFDDGLEAATEAGQEHAAELLEVLERGSPTEADAFLVAVGLGGVTGGGTVPALVAALQRTYDESVYVLATLPADREFDADAGDPSGLGGRSKRASTTAGENTPPRPDAATNAVRTLERLEGVASAIVPFDNETWLRPGEELADARDRSNRALATRIAAVFAGGGESDGPVAQTVIDASDIERIVGNESAIVTLGYAEETVETTSSKFGLGLLPTEREVETSEAVSAVETVVRKGIRGKLTLECEPDIAARGLLIVGGPPAWLNRQAIAEGRWTLESAIGGSGILGGDAPRPDGETVFAGVVLADVESDRLERLRDVAAQSE, from the coding sequence ATGCAACTCGAGGTGATCGGCGTCGGCGGCGCGGGCTGTCGGATCGCCGACTCGATCCGAGCCGCTGAGCCGGCTGGACACGCCTTTCTCACGGACGTCTTCGCGTTCGATACCGACGAGGCCGACCTGCAGCGGACGGTGCTCCCCGAGTCACACCGCTATCGCTACGGCACGGAATCGGCGTTCGACGACGGGCTCGAGGCCGCGACGGAGGCCGGCCAGGAACACGCCGCGGAACTGCTCGAGGTACTCGAGCGTGGCTCCCCCACCGAGGCCGACGCCTTTCTCGTCGCGGTCGGTCTCGGTGGCGTGACCGGCGGCGGAACGGTCCCCGCGCTCGTCGCGGCGCTCCAGCGGACCTACGACGAGTCGGTGTACGTCCTCGCGACGCTGCCGGCCGATCGGGAGTTCGACGCGGACGCCGGCGATCCGTCCGGCCTCGGCGGTCGCTCGAAGAGGGCGTCGACGACGGCCGGCGAGAATACGCCACCACGACCCGACGCGGCGACGAACGCGGTTCGAACGCTCGAGCGACTCGAGGGAGTAGCGAGCGCGATCGTTCCGTTCGACAACGAGACGTGGCTCCGGCCCGGCGAGGAACTCGCCGACGCGCGCGATCGGTCGAATCGAGCGCTGGCGACGCGAATCGCGGCCGTCTTCGCCGGCGGCGGCGAGTCGGATGGCCCCGTCGCCCAAACCGTCATCGACGCGAGCGACATCGAGCGGATCGTCGGCAACGAGTCGGCCATCGTGACGCTCGGCTACGCCGAAGAAACCGTCGAGACCACGAGTTCGAAGTTCGGGCTGGGGCTGTTGCCGACGGAGCGGGAGGTCGAAACGAGCGAGGCCGTCAGCGCTGTCGAAACGGTCGTCCGGAAGGGGATTCGTGGAAAGCTCACGCTCGAGTGCGAGCCCGATATCGCGGCGCGCGGCCTCCTGATCGTCGGCGGCCCGCCGGCGTGGCTCAACCGGCAGGCGATCGCCGAAGGGCGGTGGACGCTCGAGTCCGCTATCGGCGGTTCGGGGATTCTGGGCGGGGACGCGCCGCGACCCGACGGCGAGACCGTGTTCGCGGGTGTCGTGTTGGCCGACGTGGAGTCCGATCGACTCGAGCGGTTGCGGGACGTGGCCGCCCAGTCCGAGTGA
- a CDS encoding gamma-glutamyltransferase family protein — protein sequence MDTNVRRREFLAGTGGIGAVSVAGCTGFSVEESGGAQDGSVAVVSQHELATEAGLEVLEAGGTAADAAVAVAAALSVVEPWFSSALGGGTWALYYDADDEEITSLDGVGPVGSEASPDDYEERAETAGVHQAVVPGAWDGWMLWLEEYGELDLDTVLEPAIETAREGYPASPELRSWLENEADEIDDRPDAAEIYQPAGDLLEEGDTVYQEELADTFEALADAYDEHADEDRSDAIQAARDYFYRGPIAEAIVEFSDEHDGYLTLSDFEEFEAEIVDPLSIEYDDDVDVYQNPPNSQGITQLLALNTLNAFDFDDLDSADADTVHLQAEAIKLAFADRYHHVGDPERVDIPVETLLDDDYAEAQADRIEMDSAMEWPFDSGLEDEESVSSVGDADHTTTFHVVDGDGNAAAVTTSLGAQFLVVGDTGIHLNNRMRMISVADDDPNRLTPGYKVRHTSNPYMAVRDGQPYILGGNTGVDTQPQGQTQQFLHVHEFGHDAQDAIDHPRFVSTAFPSTAVPWEAENTLEMEAEYPEDVREDLENRGHDVVDAPSVGSATMIVLEDDGESLEVGAEPRISTADGEVTESDFD from the coding sequence ATGGACACGAACGTCCGCCGCCGCGAGTTTCTCGCGGGTACCGGCGGGATCGGTGCCGTAAGCGTTGCCGGGTGCACCGGGTTCTCGGTCGAGGAGTCCGGCGGGGCCCAGGACGGATCCGTCGCGGTCGTCTCGCAGCACGAACTCGCGACCGAAGCCGGACTCGAGGTCCTCGAAGCGGGCGGCACGGCCGCCGACGCGGCCGTCGCCGTCGCCGCCGCGTTGAGCGTCGTCGAGCCCTGGTTCTCCTCCGCGCTGGGCGGTGGCACCTGGGCGCTCTACTACGACGCCGACGACGAGGAGATCACCAGTCTGGACGGCGTGGGTCCCGTCGGCTCCGAGGCCTCACCGGATGATTACGAAGAACGTGCAGAGACCGCCGGCGTGCATCAGGCCGTCGTTCCCGGTGCCTGGGACGGCTGGATGCTGTGGCTCGAGGAATACGGCGAACTGGATCTCGATACCGTGCTCGAACCCGCTATCGAGACCGCTCGAGAGGGCTACCCCGCCAGTCCGGAACTGCGGAGTTGGCTCGAGAACGAGGCCGACGAGATAGACGACCGACCCGACGCCGCCGAGATCTACCAGCCCGCGGGCGACCTCCTCGAGGAGGGCGACACGGTCTACCAGGAGGAGCTGGCGGACACGTTCGAGGCGCTCGCCGATGCGTACGACGAACACGCAGATGAGGACCGCAGCGACGCGATTCAGGCGGCTCGAGACTACTTCTACCGCGGCCCGATCGCCGAGGCAATCGTCGAATTTAGCGACGAACACGACGGCTACCTCACGCTGTCGGACTTCGAGGAGTTCGAAGCCGAGATCGTCGACCCGCTCTCGATCGAGTACGACGACGATGTCGACGTCTACCAGAATCCGCCCAACAGTCAGGGAATCACGCAGCTACTGGCGCTGAACACGCTGAATGCGTTCGACTTCGACGACCTCGACTCGGCCGACGCCGACACTGTCCACCTGCAGGCCGAGGCGATCAAACTCGCCTTCGCGGATCGCTACCACCACGTCGGCGACCCCGAGCGGGTCGACATCCCGGTCGAAACGTTGCTGGACGACGACTACGCCGAAGCGCAGGCCGACCGAATCGAGATGGACAGTGCGATGGAGTGGCCGTTCGACTCCGGACTCGAGGACGAGGAATCAGTTTCGTCCGTCGGCGACGCCGATCACACCACCACCTTCCACGTCGTCGACGGCGACGGCAACGCGGCCGCGGTGACGACCAGTCTGGGCGCGCAGTTCCTCGTCGTCGGCGACACCGGCATCCACCTCAACAACCGGATGCGGATGATCTCGGTGGCGGACGACGATCCAAATCGACTCACACCCGGGTACAAGGTCCGACACACCTCGAACCCCTACATGGCCGTTCGAGACGGCCAGCCGTACATTCTGGGTGGTAATACCGGTGTGGACACCCAACCGCAGGGCCAGACCCAGCAGTTCCTGCACGTCCACGAGTTCGGCCACGACGCCCAGGACGCCATCGACCACCCCCGGTTCGTGAGCACGGCGTTTCCGTCGACGGCCGTCCCCTGGGAGGCCGAGAACACGCTCGAGATGGAGGCCGAGTACCCCGAAGACGTCCGCGAGGACCTCGAGAATCGCGGTCACGACGTTGTCGACGCCCCCTCGGTCGGCTCCGCGACGATGATCGTACTCGAGGACGACGGAGAGTCGCTCGAGGTCGGTGCCGAACCCAGAATCTCAACTGCGGATGGTGAGGTTACGGAGTCGGATTTCGACTAA
- a CDS encoding ornithine cyclodeaminase produces MDGTGPPRGWPSRSSPRNWLESGTHVMTIGPRFADAHELPLEVVDRADAIATDSLPQLDAADQPHLVSGQYDGRLLELAEVLEEPTLGRTAADDVTLFCSVGLAGTEVVLGSRFLEAFA; encoded by the coding sequence ATCGATGGAACAGGTCCGCCTCGAGGCTGGCCCTCCCGCTCGAGTCCTCGTAACTGGCTCGAGTCCGGCACCCATGTCATGACGATCGGGCCGCGGTTCGCGGACGCCCACGAACTGCCGCTCGAGGTAGTCGACCGGGCCGACGCCATCGCGACCGACTCGTTGCCACAGCTCGACGCCGCCGACCAACCCCATCTCGTTTCGGGCCAGTACGACGGCCGGCTCCTCGAACTCGCCGAGGTGCTCGAAGAGCCGACTCTCGGACGGACGGCCGCGGACGACGTGACGCTGTTCTGTTCAGTCGGGCTGGCCGGCACGGAGGTCGTACTCGGTTCGCGATTCCTCGAGGCGTTCGCGTAA
- a CDS encoding methylated-DNA--[protein]-cysteine S-methyltransferase, protein MQISIFGRDREIAASRIDAEPETIREQLREYEAGERTAFDLGIEYPDDFTGQVMQAMAEIPAGETRTYGDIARDLESAPIAVGQACGRNPVPIIVPCHRIVGVDSLTGYGGGLDLKRELLEHEGAVIPGEST, encoded by the coding sequence ATGCAGATCAGCATCTTCGGTCGGGACCGAGAGATAGCCGCCTCGAGGATCGACGCGGAGCCGGAGACGATCCGCGAACAACTCCGCGAGTACGAAGCCGGCGAGCGGACTGCTTTCGACCTCGGAATCGAGTATCCGGACGATTTCACGGGGCAGGTCATGCAGGCGATGGCGGAAATCCCGGCGGGCGAGACGCGAACGTACGGCGATATCGCGCGGGATCTCGAGAGCGCGCCGATCGCGGTCGGACAGGCCTGCGGCCGGAATCCAGTTCCGATCATCGTCCCCTGTCACCGGATCGTCGGCGTCGACTCGCTCACAGGGTACGGTGGCGGGCTGGACCTGAAACGCGAGTTGCTCGAGCACGAGGGGGCGGTGATTCCGGGCGAGTCGACGTAG
- a CDS encoding geranylgeranyl reductase family protein, which produces MTSFEYDVAIVGAGTAGCYAASTISKAGYDVVIVERKDAEEAGHIACGDALKGADEFPEAIPKSEIADAFTNTAVDHGRFEIPQEDAVLDIPVPGELAVIDRWEFGRQLIDAAERAGVDFHYDTVVQSVIQDDDGCVTGFEAKRAGKRRTYEATVTLDGAGALSILQDTIDFDGTTFDTNVRYSQFSSAYREIIEVEEPVEWDDALVVKPTKRSAGYLWYFPRTPTEINVGLGFQMNEEPMQLVRDLREDISQRPELRGATVKDKLGAALPTRRPYDSATAPGYMAIGDAAAHVNPISGGGIGGAAYAGQYAGEQAIQALEDDDVTEKTLWRYNERVMDHYGGRYAALDVYNVFATAYDLDDLLSLLAALPGEQLSDALYSGSSNVGLGLKLKVLYETVGHWGTLKNLYETKGLADQLLSHYETYPSSPDGFDAWQAERDSIMDDIYAATGAETKY; this is translated from the coding sequence ATGACCTCGTTCGAGTACGACGTCGCCATCGTCGGTGCGGGCACCGCCGGCTGTTACGCGGCATCGACGATTTCGAAGGCTGGATACGACGTCGTCATCGTGGAGCGAAAGGACGCCGAGGAGGCCGGACACATCGCCTGTGGCGATGCACTGAAGGGAGCCGACGAGTTCCCGGAGGCGATTCCGAAATCGGAGATTGCCGATGCGTTTACGAATACGGCCGTCGACCACGGCCGCTTCGAGATTCCACAGGAGGACGCCGTACTAGACATTCCGGTTCCGGGCGAGTTGGCGGTTATCGACCGCTGGGAGTTCGGCCGACAGCTCATCGACGCGGCCGAGCGCGCGGGCGTCGACTTCCACTACGACACCGTCGTACAGAGCGTAATTCAGGACGACGACGGCTGCGTAACGGGCTTCGAGGCGAAGCGGGCGGGTAAACGCCGAACCTACGAGGCGACCGTCACGCTGGACGGGGCCGGAGCGCTGTCGATTCTCCAGGACACGATCGACTTCGACGGAACGACGTTCGATACGAACGTGCGGTACTCGCAGTTCTCCTCGGCCTACCGCGAGATCATCGAGGTCGAGGAGCCGGTCGAGTGGGACGACGCGCTCGTGGTCAAACCGACGAAGCGCTCTGCGGGCTATCTCTGGTACTTCCCGCGGACGCCCACGGAGATCAACGTCGGCCTCGGCTTCCAGATGAACGAGGAGCCGATGCAGTTGGTCAGGGATCTCCGCGAGGACATCAGCCAGCGCCCGGAGCTACGGGGAGCAACGGTGAAAGACAAACTTGGCGCAGCACTGCCGACCCGTCGGCCGTACGACTCGGCGACGGCACCCGGCTACATGGCCATCGGGGACGCGGCCGCACACGTCAACCCGATCAGCGGCGGTGGGATCGGTGGCGCGGCCTACGCCGGCCAGTACGCGGGCGAGCAGGCGATACAGGCACTCGAGGACGATGACGTGACCGAGAAGACTCTCTGGCGATACAACGAGCGCGTGATGGACCACTACGGCGGCCGGTACGCCGCCCTCGACGTCTACAACGTCTTCGCGACGGCGTACGACCTCGACGACCTGCTGTCGTTGCTGGCGGCGCTGCCCGGCGAGCAGCTCTCGGACGCGCTGTACTCGGGCTCGTCGAACGTCGGCCTCGGGCTGAAGCTGAAGGTGCTGTACGAGACGGTCGGCCACTGGGGGACGTTGAAGAATCTCTACGAGACGAAGGGACTCGCTGATCAGCTGCTCTCCCACTACGAAACGTACCCGTCCTCACCCGACGGCTTCGACGCGTGGCAGGCCGAACGGGACTCGATCATGGACGACATCTACGCGGCGACGGGCGCGGAA